A window from Candidatus Hydrogenedens sp. encodes these proteins:
- a CDS encoding type III pantothenate kinase, whose product MLLVIDVGNSNIVLGIYHKDKLLNHWRVVTSNYRTGDEFYLLINMLFYSSNIKISQIRGCCISSVVPDINSALYDLCKRAFGFEPIMVEPGIRTGIVLQCDNPKEVGADRIVNAVAGIEEYGGPLIIVDFGTATTFDVVTAKSEWLGGVIVPGIQLSADALFEHCAKLPRVEISIPPSVIGRDTVTNIRSGLTYGYADLVNGLIKRIRSEMGTPARVLATGGLAETIAQLAKNIDVVDPLLTLKGLKIIYEKNARGTV is encoded by the coding sequence ATGTTATTGGTTATTGATGTTGGAAATTCAAATATTGTTCTTGGTATCTATCATAAGGATAAGTTACTAAATCACTGGAGGGTTGTAACATCCAATTATCGAACCGGAGATGAGTTTTATTTATTAATAAACATGTTATTTTATTCCTCCAATATTAAGATTTCTCAAATTCGGGGATGTTGTATTTCCAGCGTAGTACCGGATATCAATTCTGCTTTATATGATTTGTGCAAACGCGCTTTTGGGTTTGAGCCTATAATGGTTGAACCGGGAATACGCACAGGGATTGTTCTCCAATGTGATAATCCGAAAGAAGTGGGCGCCGACCGTATTGTAAATGCTGTAGCAGGGATTGAAGAATACGGAGGTCCCTTAATCATAGTAGATTTTGGCACTGCCACAACTTTTGATGTAGTAACAGCCAAATCCGAGTGGTTGGGTGGAGTAATTGTGCCTGGCATACAATTATCCGCAGATGCCTTGTTTGAACACTGTGCCAAGTTACCACGAGTAGAAATTAGCATCCCCCCCTCTGTTATCGGTCGGGACACTGTAACCAATATTCGTTCCGGTCTTACCTATGGATACGCGGATTTGGTAAATGGATTGATAAAACGGATACGCTCGGAGATGGGAACACCTGCCCGTGTTCTTGCAACAGGGGGACTTGCGGAAACCATAGCCCAATTAGCAAAAAATATTGATGTGGTTGACCCTTTGTTAACATTAAAAGGATTGAAAATTATTTATGAAAAAAACGCCCGAGGCACTGTGTAA
- the nadC gene encoding carboxylating nicotinate-nucleotide diphosphorylase — MFCPIDRDELLYLTLQEDIGLGDKTTNAVVPPDRRCKVKVIAKAEGIISGIEVFRRLYELNEAEIENWESVTDGTHIRKGEIIASFEGNAHAVLSAERVSLNFLKHLSGVATLTHKFVSRVKDLSVRICHTRKTMPLLRAMEIDAVVHGGGHRHRFNLSDGILIKENHLEIAGDIASAIRNIRERISHLERIEVEVITLEQVKESLKAGADAILLDNMELEEIKAAVKIAKGHPVLLEASGNINLERVRPVAETGVHIISVGAITHSVSALDISLLIERI, encoded by the coding sequence ATGTTTTGTCCTATTGATAGAGATGAACTTTTGTATCTTACACTTCAGGAAGATATAGGGCTGGGAGATAAAACAACGAATGCTGTTGTCCCACCGGATAGAAGGTGTAAAGTAAAAGTAATTGCGAAGGCGGAGGGAATTATCAGTGGAATTGAGGTATTCCGTAGATTATATGAACTCAACGAAGCAGAAATAGAAAATTGGGAATCCGTTACGGATGGAACACATATACGAAAAGGAGAAATTATTGCTTCTTTTGAAGGGAATGCCCATGCCGTGTTAAGCGCTGAACGCGTATCTCTTAACTTCTTAAAACATCTTTCAGGAGTTGCAACACTAACGCATAAATTTGTATCCCGGGTAAAAGATTTGTCTGTACGGATTTGTCATACTCGAAAGACCATGCCATTACTCCGAGCCATGGAGATTGATGCCGTAGTTCATGGAGGAGGACATCGGCATCGGTTTAACCTATCAGACGGAATATTAATAAAAGAAAATCATTTAGAAATAGCAGGAGATATAGCCTCAGCCATCCGTAATATTCGCGAACGCATTTCTCATCTGGAACGGATAGAAGTTGAAGTAATAACTCTGGAGCAGGTTAAAGAATCATTAAAAGCGGGGGCAGACGCTATCTTGCTGGATAATATGGAGTTAGAGGAAATAAAGGCAGCAGTAAAGATAGCCAAGGGACACCCGGTACTATTGGAAGCAAGTGGAAATATAAATTTAGAGCGTGTTCGTCCTGTAGCAGAAACCGGGGTTCACATTATTTCCGTAGGAGCAATAACCCATTCTGTTTCTGCGTTAGATATTTCGTTATTAATAGAAAGGATATAA